Proteins co-encoded in one Brassica rapa cultivar Chiifu-401-42 chromosome A02, CAAS_Brap_v3.01, whole genome shotgun sequence genomic window:
- the LOC103852140 gene encoding 40S ribosomal protein S20-1, with translation MAYAPPPMKQGKTGFEETQEQIHKIRITLSSKNVKNLEKVCTDLVRGAKDKRLRVKGPVRMPTKVLKITTRKAPCGEGTNTWDRFELRVHKRVIDLFSSPDVVKQITSITIEPGVEVEVTIADS, from the exons ATGGCGTACGCACCACCACCGATGAAGCAAGGAAAGACAGGATTTGAAGAAACACAAGAGCAGATTCACAAGATCAGAATCACTCTCTCCTCCAAGAACGTCAAAAACCTTGAGAAGG TGTGCACTGACTTGGTCCGTGGAGCGAAAGACAAGAGGTTGAGAGTTAAAGGACCGGTGAGGATGCCAACTAAAGTTCTCAAGATTACCACAAGAAAAGCTCCTTGTGGTGAAG GAACCAACACATGGGACAGATTTGAGCTCCGTGTACACAAGCGTGTGATCGATCTCTTCAGCTCTCCGGATGTGGTGAAGCAGATCACTTCCATCACCATTGAGCCTGGTGTTGAGGTCGAGGTCACCATTGCTGATTCTTAG